Below is a genomic region from Burkholderiales bacterium.
TGAACCCGGTCGCCGGCGTCGTCCACAGCATGCGGTCGATGCGCGTCGCGGTCTCGCCGTCGGGGCAGAGCACGAGCATGCGGTTGCCGAGGCCGTAGGCCTTGGCCGCGATGCGGCAAGCGGTGACGAGCTTGTCCGCGACGTTGAAATAGAAGTCGATCTGAGTCACTAGGCGCCGCGCACCCGCGAGAGCAGGAACTGCAGGAGCAGCGGCACCGGCCGCGCGGTCGCGCCTTTTTCCTTGCCGCCGCGCCACGCGGTGCCCGCGATGTCGAGGTGCGCCCACTTGTATTTGCGCGCGAAGCGCGACAGGAAGCACGCCGCGGTGATGCTGCCGCCGGGACGCCCGCCGATGTTCGCGAAGTCGGCGAAGTTGCTCTTCAACTGATCCTGGTAGTCGTCCCACAGCGGCATGCGCCAGGCGCGGTCGTGCGCGGCGTCGGCGGCCGCGACGATCTCTTCCGCGAGCCCGTCGTCGTTCGAGAAGAAACCCGTCGCCACGTGACCGAGCGCGATCACCATCGCGCCGGTGAGCGTCGCGATGTCGATGACGGCCGCGGGCTGGTAGCGCTCGGCGTAGGTCAGCGCGTCGCACAGGATGAGGCGGCCTTCGGCGTCGGTATTGAGGATCTCCACCGTCTGGCCCGACATGCTCTTCACGATGTCGCCGGGGCGGGTCGCGCGGCCGCCGGGCATGTTCTCGGTCGTGGGCACGAGGCCGATGACGTTGAGCGGGAGCGCAAGCTCGCCCACCGCCTTCATGGTGCCGAGCACGCTGCCCGCACCGCTCATGTCGAACTTCATCTCGTCCATCTCGGCCGAAGGCTTGATCGAGATGCCGCCGGTGTCGAAGGTGACGCCCTTGCCCACGAGCACGACGGGCTTCTCGTTCTTGCCGCCGCCGCGATGCTCGATGACGATGAACTTCGGAGGCTCGTGGCTGCCCGCGGCGACCGCCAGCAGCGTGTTCATGCCGAGCTTCTTCATCTCGTCGCGCTCGAACACCTGCACTTTCATCCTGTACTGCTTGCCGAGCTTCACCGCCTGCTCGGCGAGGAAGCCGGGCGTGCAC
It encodes:
- a CDS encoding leucyl aminopeptidase; translated protein: MEFSIKGLQPGRSKSGCAVVGVYESRKLDRAGAELDKLAKGYLADLVKRGDIEGKSGSTLLLHDVRGVSAERVLLVGLGREADFGPRQYREAVAAAMRALSSTGAKDAELHLTAIDMDKHDAEWRVRQAVALANESLYRFDAMKSSRDKAKATLQRVTLAVDGKGESRKAERGLAQGGALAAGMALTKDLGNLPPNVCTPGFLAEQAVKLGKQYRMKVQVFERDEMKKLGMNTLLAVAAGSHEPPKFIVIEHRGGGKNEKPVVLVGKGVTFDTGGISIKPSAEMDEMKFDMSGAGSVLGTMKAVGELALPLNVIGLVPTTENMPGGRATRPGDIVKSMSGQTVEILNTDAEGRLILCDALTYAERYQPAAVIDIATLTGAMVIALGHVATGFFSNDDGLAEEIVAAADAAHDRAWRMPLWDDYQDQLKSNFADFANIGGRPGGSITAACFLSRFARKYKWAHLDIAGTAWRGGKEKGATARPVPLLLQFLLSRVRGA